Proteins encoded within one genomic window of Bombus vancouverensis nearcticus chromosome 4, iyBomVanc1_principal, whole genome shotgun sequence:
- the LOC117160883 gene encoding uncharacterized protein LOC117160883 codes for MMARSRKDSTGKSDSEVTDKENKRERGRERDRKKRAASTSSSGSSSSDSSSGSSSTSSGSSSRSSSTSSTTSTSSASSSGSSRDRGRKRSRSKSVDASRRHDNKEKEREKERERERDRDRDRDRDREKDKKKSSNSVIDKPKPKGRSRSPSPRRKRRERSPIPRPTKIHIGHLTRNVTKEHIMEIFSTYGQIKMVDFAMDKLHPNQGRGFAYVEFETADEAENAMKHMDGGQIDGQEITAAPVLLPKPRPLPMRRMSPLMGRRAPPRWGGGGRNTPPRYRRRSPPINRRRSPRPPRRRPRTRSRSPPNNPRHRHRRYTRSSSSSSR; via the exons ATGAT GGCACGCAGCCGTAAAGATAGCACGGGTAAAAGTGACTCTGAAGTCACAGATAAAGAAAATAAGAGGGAAAGAGGTAGAGAAAGGGATAGAAAAAAGCGGGCTGCCTCAACGTCTAGCAGTGGCAGTAG TTCTTCTGATAGTAGCTCAGGATCATCGTCCACAAGCAGTGGAAGCAGTTCCAGATCAAGCTCTACTTCAAGTACTACCTCTACCAGTTCAGCAAGTTCTTCTGGAAGTTCTAGGGATAGGGGAAGAAAACGAAGCAGAAGCAAGAGTGTAGATGCTTCGCGTAGACAtgataataaagaaaaagaaagggaaaaggaaagagaaagagaaagggataGAGACAGGGACAGAGACAGGGAcagagaaaaagataaaaagaagagCAGTAATTCTGTAATTGATAAACCGAAACCCAAAGGACGCTCTAG ATCACCTTCACCACGTAGAAAACGTAGGGAAAGATCACCAATTCCTAGACCAACAAAAATACATATTGGACATTTAACCCGTAATGTTACTAAAGAACATATTATGGAAATCTTTTCTACATATGGTCAGATAAAAATGGTCGATTTTGCAATGGATAAGCTTCATCCCAATCAAGGACGAGGCTTTGCTTATGTGGAGTTTGAAACAGCAGATGAAGCTGAGAACGCAATGAAACACATGGATGGTG GACAAATAGACGGTCAGGAAATTACTGCTGCCCCAGTATTATTACCAAAACCACGACCGTTACCAATGCGGAGAATGTCACCTTTAATGGGAAGAAGAGCGCCTCCCCGATGGGGTGGTGGAGGTAGAAATACTCCTCCTCGCTATCGGAGACGTTCACCACCAATTAATCGTCGCAGAAGCCCACGGCCACCAAGACGTAGACCAAGAACTCGTTCGCGTAGTCCCCCAAATAATCCACGACATCGGCACCGTCGCTACACGAGATCAAGCTCTAGCAGTTCTCGATAG
- the Zdhhc8 gene encoding zinc finger DHHC-type containing 8 isoform X1 — protein sequence MPKCDVKTRYLPATFAWTALLSTTTLFFCFPCQYYVFRWGTWVPALQGVITFFVLANFTLATFMDPGVIPKAPPDEDREDDFHAPLYKNVEINGITVRMKWCVTCKFYRPPRCSHCSVCNHCIETFDHHCPWVNNCIGRRNYRFFFFFLLSLSFHMLSIFGLCLYFVLERKQQLGEVDTIVALVLMGVVILLFIPIFGLTGFHVVLVSRGRTTNEQVTGKFNGGYNPFSHGCLHNCCYTQFGPQYPSLIKPEKYSGKRCGVSTSEISTIGSENQVKTYMDSSNGVRNASSNAYNKLSPGRDGSDTDMEPTASQSADCEPTPPVQRHGSKSNFFLPPVENSESPRHPPPSQHRHPMHHTRGSPHPRPRYVVNTYRGMNGSRSHTPDPLSPEASGSPATASQRGQGQGGASPTTQRIKAIGVPTPLAISSPIRRSNPGTPTQVRRPDFIGVNDAPTYYDVQQGNNTGIGAASGAVVTGYSPQRRFLSESELVRQGTDHSYSRTNNTVDNIRELAGSPQRGVYMWKDNSPGSYPAPTGTANATTHQSPSQRPPPPYDYYRSNPTSPTQQLYVNTPRAAYHPAMRGGVPVFPPHQSPQVKRKATMATPTTPTSGDTRRRPMSFVRALEMTDSMEMVSAPNENRSQRPTTPTPDRASVYDMNYEISV from the exons ATGCCGAAATGCGATGTAAAGACAAGGTATCTACCAGCTACGTTTGCCTGGACAGCCCTATTAAGCACCACGACACTCTTCTTCTGTTTTCC CTGTCAATATTACGTGTTTCGATGGGGGACATGGGTACCTGCTCTTCAAGGAGTCATTACCTTTTTTGTTTTGGCAAATTTTACACTAGCAACATTTATGGATCCAGGTGTTATTCCAAAAG CACCTCCTGACGAGGATAGAGAAGATGATTTCCATGCTccattatataaaaatgtagaaaTCAATGGCATTACAGTTCGTATGAAATGGTGTGTTACATGCAAATTTTACAGACCTCCACGTTGTTCACATTGCAGCGTGTGCAATCATTGTATCGAG acATTCGATCATCACTGCCCATGGGTAAATAATTGTATTGGTAGGAGGAATTAcagattctttttcttctttctgctGTCACTTAGTTTTCATATGCTCAGTATATTTGGACTTTGCCTATATTTTGTATTGGAACGTAAGCAACAGTTGGGTGAAGTGGATACTATTGTGGC ACTTGTACTTATGGGAGTGGTTATACTTCTGTTCATTCCAATCTTTGGACTGACTGGCTTTCACGTAGTACTTGTTTCCAGAGGACGTACAACAAATGAACAGGTAACGGGTAAATTTAATGGAGGCTACAATCCTTTTTCTCATGGTTGCTTACACAATTGCTGTTATACGCAATTTGGACCACAATACCCCAG TTTGATTAAGCCTGAAAAGTATTCAGGAAAACGGTGCGGAGTTTCTACATCTGAGATATCGACTATAGGCAGTGAGAACCAGGTAAAAACCTACATGGATAGCAGCAATGGTGTTAGAAATGCCAGTTCAAATGCTTACAATAAG TTGTCTCCTGGACGAGATGGGTCGGATACAGACATGGAACCTACCGCATCGCAATCTGCGGATTGCGAACCCACACCTCCAGTACAAAGACATGGTTCCAAAAGCAATTTCTTCCTGCCACCTGTGGAGAATAGCGAATCTCCCAGGCACCCTCCACCATCGCAACATCGCCATCCAATGCATCACACTAGAGGCAGCCCTCATCCAAGGccaag GTACGTTGTCAATACCTATAGGGGAATGAACGGTTCTCGGAGCCATACACCTGATCCTTTATCACCAGAAGCAAGTGGTTCACCAGCCACAGCTTCTCAAAGAGGCCAAGGTCAAGGGGGCGCTAGTCCAACAACGCAACGGATTAAAGCTATTGGAGTACCAACTCCACTTGCAATTTCCAGTCCTATTCGCAG ATCAAATCCAGGTACGCCGACGCAGGTTCGTCGGCCAGATTTTATAGGAGTTAACGACGCACCGACTTATTACGATGTACAGCAAGGAAATAATACCGGTATTGGTGCTGCTAGTGGTGCCGTCGTAACCGGTTATAGCCCGCAGCGACGGTTCTTGTCAGAAAGTGAACTCGTTCGTCAAGGTACTGATCATTCATATTCAAGAACTAACAATACTGTCGACAATATCCGAGAATTAGCGGGTTCACCTCAACGTGGTGTCTATATGTGGAAAGATAATTCTCCTGGCAGCTATCCTGCTCCAACCGGTACGGCAAATGCAACGACACATCAGTCACCCTCGCAAAGACCTCCACCACCGTACGATTATTACCGTTCCAATCCAACGAGTCCTACTCAACAATTGTACGTGAATACTCCTAGAGCGGCGTACCATCCTGCGATGAGGGGTGGAGTACCGGTCTTCCCACCGCATCAGTCGCCACAGGTGAAACGAAAAGCCACAATGGCGACACCAACTACTCCGACATCAGGCGATACTCGACGCAGACCAATGTCTTTTGTTAGAGCTTTGGAAATGACGGATTCTATGGAAATGGTGTCAGCGCCTAATGAGAACAGATCACAACGGCCCACGACGCCGACACCGGATCGTGCTAGTGTTTACGATATGAACTATGAGATATCCGTATAG
- the Zdhhc8 gene encoding zinc finger DHHC-type containing 8 isoform X3 translates to MPKCDVKTRYLPATFAWTALLSTTTLFFCFPCQYYVFRWGTWVPALQGVITFFVLANFTLATFMDPGVIPKAPPDEDREDDFHAPLYKNVEINGITVRMKWCVTCKFYRPPRCSHCSVCNHCIETFDHHCPWVNNCIGRRNYRFFFFFLLSLSFHMLSIFGLCLYFVLERKQQLGEVDTIVALVLMGVVILLFIPIFGLTGFHVVLVSRGRTTNEQVTGKFNGGYNPFSHGCLHNCCYTQFGPQYPSLIKPEKYSGKRCGVSTSEISTIGSENQVKTYMDSSNGVRNASSNAYNKLSPGRDGSDTDMEPTASQSADCEPTPPVQRHGSKSNFFLPPVENSESPRHPPPSQHRHPMHHTRGSPHPRPRYVVNTYRGMNGSRSHTPDPLSPEASGSPATASQRGQGQGGASPTTQRIKAIGVPTPLAISSPIRRSNPGTPTQVRRPDFIGVNDAPTYYDVQQGNNTGIGAASGAVVTGYSPQRRFLSESELVRQDNSPGSYPAPTGTANATTHQSPSQRPPPPYDYYRSNPTSPTQQLYVNTPRAAYHPAMRGGVPVFPPHQSPQVKRKATMATPTTPTSGDTRRRPMSFVRALEMTDSMEMVSAPNENRSQRPTTPTPDRASVYDMNYEISV, encoded by the exons ATGCCGAAATGCGATGTAAAGACAAGGTATCTACCAGCTACGTTTGCCTGGACAGCCCTATTAAGCACCACGACACTCTTCTTCTGTTTTCC CTGTCAATATTACGTGTTTCGATGGGGGACATGGGTACCTGCTCTTCAAGGAGTCATTACCTTTTTTGTTTTGGCAAATTTTACACTAGCAACATTTATGGATCCAGGTGTTATTCCAAAAG CACCTCCTGACGAGGATAGAGAAGATGATTTCCATGCTccattatataaaaatgtagaaaTCAATGGCATTACAGTTCGTATGAAATGGTGTGTTACATGCAAATTTTACAGACCTCCACGTTGTTCACATTGCAGCGTGTGCAATCATTGTATCGAG acATTCGATCATCACTGCCCATGGGTAAATAATTGTATTGGTAGGAGGAATTAcagattctttttcttctttctgctGTCACTTAGTTTTCATATGCTCAGTATATTTGGACTTTGCCTATATTTTGTATTGGAACGTAAGCAACAGTTGGGTGAAGTGGATACTATTGTGGC ACTTGTACTTATGGGAGTGGTTATACTTCTGTTCATTCCAATCTTTGGACTGACTGGCTTTCACGTAGTACTTGTTTCCAGAGGACGTACAACAAATGAACAGGTAACGGGTAAATTTAATGGAGGCTACAATCCTTTTTCTCATGGTTGCTTACACAATTGCTGTTATACGCAATTTGGACCACAATACCCCAG TTTGATTAAGCCTGAAAAGTATTCAGGAAAACGGTGCGGAGTTTCTACATCTGAGATATCGACTATAGGCAGTGAGAACCAGGTAAAAACCTACATGGATAGCAGCAATGGTGTTAGAAATGCCAGTTCAAATGCTTACAATAAG TTGTCTCCTGGACGAGATGGGTCGGATACAGACATGGAACCTACCGCATCGCAATCTGCGGATTGCGAACCCACACCTCCAGTACAAAGACATGGTTCCAAAAGCAATTTCTTCCTGCCACCTGTGGAGAATAGCGAATCTCCCAGGCACCCTCCACCATCGCAACATCGCCATCCAATGCATCACACTAGAGGCAGCCCTCATCCAAGGccaag GTACGTTGTCAATACCTATAGGGGAATGAACGGTTCTCGGAGCCATACACCTGATCCTTTATCACCAGAAGCAAGTGGTTCACCAGCCACAGCTTCTCAAAGAGGCCAAGGTCAAGGGGGCGCTAGTCCAACAACGCAACGGATTAAAGCTATTGGAGTACCAACTCCACTTGCAATTTCCAGTCCTATTCGCAG ATCAAATCCAGGTACGCCGACGCAGGTTCGTCGGCCAGATTTTATAGGAGTTAACGACGCACCGACTTATTACGATGTACAGCAAGGAAATAATACCGGTATTGGTGCTGCTAGTGGTGCCGTCGTAACCGGTTATAGCCCGCAGCGACGGTTCTTGTCAGAAAGTGAACTCGTTCGTCAAG ATAATTCTCCTGGCAGCTATCCTGCTCCAACCGGTACGGCAAATGCAACGACACATCAGTCACCCTCGCAAAGACCTCCACCACCGTACGATTATTACCGTTCCAATCCAACGAGTCCTACTCAACAATTGTACGTGAATACTCCTAGAGCGGCGTACCATCCTGCGATGAGGGGTGGAGTACCGGTCTTCCCACCGCATCAGTCGCCACAGGTGAAACGAAAAGCCACAATGGCGACACCAACTACTCCGACATCAGGCGATACTCGACGCAGACCAATGTCTTTTGTTAGAGCTTTGGAAATGACGGATTCTATGGAAATGGTGTCAGCGCCTAATGAGAACAGATCACAACGGCCCACGACGCCGACACCGGATCGTGCTAGTGTTTACGATATGAACTATGAGATATCCGTATAG
- the Zdhhc8 gene encoding zinc finger DHHC-type containing 8 isoform X2, with translation MPKCDVKTRYLPATFAWTALLSTTTLFFCFPCQYYVFRWGTWVPALQGVITFFVLANFTLATFMDPGVIPKAPPDEDREDDFHAPLYKNVEINGITVRMKWCVTCKFYRPPRCSHCSVCNHCIETFDHHCPWVNNCIGRRNYRFFFFFLLSLSFHMLSIFGLCLYFVLERKQQLGEVDTIVALVLMGVVILLFIPIFGLTGFHVVLVSRGRTTNEQVTGKFNGGYNPFSHGCLHNCCYTQFGPQYPSLIKPEKYSGKRCGVSTSEISTIGSENQVKTYMDSSNGVRNASSNAYNKLSPGRDGSDTDMEPTASQSADCEPTPPVQRHGSKSNFFLPPVENSESPRHPPPSQHRHPMHHTRGSPHPRPRGMNGSRSHTPDPLSPEASGSPATASQRGQGQGGASPTTQRIKAIGVPTPLAISSPIRRSNPGTPTQVRRPDFIGVNDAPTYYDVQQGNNTGIGAASGAVVTGYSPQRRFLSESELVRQGTDHSYSRTNNTVDNIRELAGSPQRGVYMWKDNSPGSYPAPTGTANATTHQSPSQRPPPPYDYYRSNPTSPTQQLYVNTPRAAYHPAMRGGVPVFPPHQSPQVKRKATMATPTTPTSGDTRRRPMSFVRALEMTDSMEMVSAPNENRSQRPTTPTPDRASVYDMNYEISV, from the exons ATGCCGAAATGCGATGTAAAGACAAGGTATCTACCAGCTACGTTTGCCTGGACAGCCCTATTAAGCACCACGACACTCTTCTTCTGTTTTCC CTGTCAATATTACGTGTTTCGATGGGGGACATGGGTACCTGCTCTTCAAGGAGTCATTACCTTTTTTGTTTTGGCAAATTTTACACTAGCAACATTTATGGATCCAGGTGTTATTCCAAAAG CACCTCCTGACGAGGATAGAGAAGATGATTTCCATGCTccattatataaaaatgtagaaaTCAATGGCATTACAGTTCGTATGAAATGGTGTGTTACATGCAAATTTTACAGACCTCCACGTTGTTCACATTGCAGCGTGTGCAATCATTGTATCGAG acATTCGATCATCACTGCCCATGGGTAAATAATTGTATTGGTAGGAGGAATTAcagattctttttcttctttctgctGTCACTTAGTTTTCATATGCTCAGTATATTTGGACTTTGCCTATATTTTGTATTGGAACGTAAGCAACAGTTGGGTGAAGTGGATACTATTGTGGC ACTTGTACTTATGGGAGTGGTTATACTTCTGTTCATTCCAATCTTTGGACTGACTGGCTTTCACGTAGTACTTGTTTCCAGAGGACGTACAACAAATGAACAGGTAACGGGTAAATTTAATGGAGGCTACAATCCTTTTTCTCATGGTTGCTTACACAATTGCTGTTATACGCAATTTGGACCACAATACCCCAG TTTGATTAAGCCTGAAAAGTATTCAGGAAAACGGTGCGGAGTTTCTACATCTGAGATATCGACTATAGGCAGTGAGAACCAGGTAAAAACCTACATGGATAGCAGCAATGGTGTTAGAAATGCCAGTTCAAATGCTTACAATAAG TTGTCTCCTGGACGAGATGGGTCGGATACAGACATGGAACCTACCGCATCGCAATCTGCGGATTGCGAACCCACACCTCCAGTACAAAGACATGGTTCCAAAAGCAATTTCTTCCTGCCACCTGTGGAGAATAGCGAATCTCCCAGGCACCCTCCACCATCGCAACATCGCCATCCAATGCATCACACTAGAGGCAGCCCTCATCCAAGGccaag GGGAATGAACGGTTCTCGGAGCCATACACCTGATCCTTTATCACCAGAAGCAAGTGGTTCACCAGCCACAGCTTCTCAAAGAGGCCAAGGTCAAGGGGGCGCTAGTCCAACAACGCAACGGATTAAAGCTATTGGAGTACCAACTCCACTTGCAATTTCCAGTCCTATTCGCAG ATCAAATCCAGGTACGCCGACGCAGGTTCGTCGGCCAGATTTTATAGGAGTTAACGACGCACCGACTTATTACGATGTACAGCAAGGAAATAATACCGGTATTGGTGCTGCTAGTGGTGCCGTCGTAACCGGTTATAGCCCGCAGCGACGGTTCTTGTCAGAAAGTGAACTCGTTCGTCAAGGTACTGATCATTCATATTCAAGAACTAACAATACTGTCGACAATATCCGAGAATTAGCGGGTTCACCTCAACGTGGTGTCTATATGTGGAAAGATAATTCTCCTGGCAGCTATCCTGCTCCAACCGGTACGGCAAATGCAACGACACATCAGTCACCCTCGCAAAGACCTCCACCACCGTACGATTATTACCGTTCCAATCCAACGAGTCCTACTCAACAATTGTACGTGAATACTCCTAGAGCGGCGTACCATCCTGCGATGAGGGGTGGAGTACCGGTCTTCCCACCGCATCAGTCGCCACAGGTGAAACGAAAAGCCACAATGGCGACACCAACTACTCCGACATCAGGCGATACTCGACGCAGACCAATGTCTTTTGTTAGAGCTTTGGAAATGACGGATTCTATGGAAATGGTGTCAGCGCCTAATGAGAACAGATCACAACGGCCCACGACGCCGACACCGGATCGTGCTAGTGTTTACGATATGAACTATGAGATATCCGTATAG
- the TpnC25D gene encoding troponin C at 25D, which translates to MKSLLGDHAIRIAILCDLASAFRHHGGPTYNIFHFSSRRSIFAPTSFLAGLPDAVDVFIPGRKSRGTSGIRRPPCEISVTMEEDEQKTAVMRKAFQMFDTTKSGFIDTLKISTILNTMGQLFDDADLNAIIAENDPEGTGKVNFDGFCRIAGRFLEEEDAEAMQEELKEAFRLYDREGNGYITTATLKEILAALDDKLTSADLDGIIAEIDTDGSGTVDFDEFMEMMTGE; encoded by the exons ATGAAATCTTTACTCG GTGATCATGCAATTCGAATTGCAATCTTGTGTGATTTAGCGTCGGCCTTCCGACATCACGGAGGACCCACttataacatatttcatttttcgtcGCGTCGCTCTATTTTTGCGCCCACCAGTTTTCTAGCTGGTTTACCAGACGCTGTGGATGTCTTTATACCGGGACGGAAAAGCCGCGGCACTTCAGGTATCCGTCGTCCGCCGTGCGAGATATCCGTCACCATG GAGGAAGATGAGCAAAAAACGGCTGTGATGCGAAAAGCGTTCCAAATGTTCGATACGACGAAAAGCGGCTTCATCGACACGCTGAAGATTTCAACGATATTGAACACAATGGGTCAACTATTTGACGATGCAGATTTGAACGCTATCATCGCGGAGAACGATCCAGAAGGGACTGGTAAGGTGAACTTTGATGGCTTCTGCAGAATTGCTGGTCGATTCTTAGAAGAAGAAGATGCCGAGGCGATGCAGGAAGAATTGAAAGAGGCCTTCCGTTTGTACGATCGCGAAGGAAATGGATACATCACAACGGCTACGTTAAAGGAAATTCTTGCTGCTCTGGATGACAAACTCACTAGCGCGGATTTAGATGGTATAATTGCTGAAATTGATACTGATGGATCGGGAACAGTTGATTTCGATG aatTCATGGAGATGATGACTGGGGAATAA